The Palleronia sp. THAF1 genome contains the following window.
CAGCCCTTCAACGTGATCGGCGTGGTGGTGGGTTATCCAGACCTCGTCCAGCGACCAGTCGCGACGGTCAAGCTCTGCCAGGATCGGCGCGGCTTCGGGCGCGTCCACAAGGGCGGTCTTGCCGTCCGCGCGTACGAGAAAGGCGTAGTTGTCGCTGCGACAGGCAACGGTCACGATGTCGATACGCATTTGGATTGATCCCTAGATCCTATAGTGTTCGACAGACACGGTAACGCAGGAGCGGCACGCGGCAATGCATCTTGATGTAACGGACCTGCGCAATTTCTATTATCGCTCCCGGTTGGGGCGGGCGGCGCAGTCCGCGATCCGCGACCAGGTGTCGCGATTCTGGCCGGACGTGACGGGCGATACGCTGATCGGCCTTGGGTTCGCGGTGCCATTGCTGCGCCCGATGATGGGGCAGGCGCGGCGGACCATTGCGCTGATGCCGGGCGCGCAGGGGGTGATGGCGTGGCCGCGCGGGCAGGATAACATTTCGGTCCTGTGCGAAGAGACGCTGTTGCCGATCCAGACGGGATTCGCCGACCGCCTGATCTGTCTGCATGGGTTGGAGACGTCAGAAACGCCGGGACGTCTGTTGCAGGAATGCTACCGTATCCTTGGCCCCGGTGGGCGGGCGTTGTTCATCGTGCCGAACCGGGCGGGGCTGTGGTCACGCAACGACAAGACGCCCTTCGGTTTTGGACGGCCTTATTCGCTGGGCCAGCTGGAAGCGTTGCTGCGGGACTATGACTTTAACCCGCAACGTCACGCGGCGGCCCTGTATCAACCGGTGTCGGAACAGCGGTTCTGGCTGCGATCCGGCCCCATGATCGAAAGATGGGGGCGCAACATCACGGGTCGTTTTGCAGGCGGCGCACTGATGGTCGAAGCGACCAAGCAGGTGCCGGCCCGGGCCGGTGGCTTGGGGATCAGGGTTGCCCGGCCCGCTCGGGCGACGGCTCCGGCGGGGCAGCCGGTTCCAAGCCGGGTGATCGCGGGCTGACGAATAGACGAGGAAACCTTCGGAACCGCACGTGATTGCGCCATCAAGCAGTTGCGACCCCCGAAACCCTCTGCTAGATCGACTGCGATTTCGACGGGGGGTTCAAGAACAGGCCCTTCTAAGACCCGACACCTTCTCTCTCTGGCCCGCCGGGTCTGGGGGAGTGTGGTGCGAGCAACATCGAAAGGGTGGACGTGTCCGAACCGGCTTCGATCTCTACTGGCATCGCCCAACGCTATGCCACCGCCATTTTTGAATTGGCCAAGGAAGATAATGCGCTTGACCAGATCGCCAATGACGCGGACGCGCTTGTCGCCGCGCATAACGAAAGCGCCGACTTTCGCGATCTGATCCACTCGCCGATCTACGGCCGGGATGAGCAGACCGCCGCCATCGCTGCGATCGCCGCGAAGATGAACCTGCATCCCATGATGCAGAACACGCTGCGCCTTATGGCGCAGAAGCGTCGTCTCTTCGTGGTTCGTGAACTGTCCCGCCAGCTGCGCGAGATGATCGCCGCAGAGCGTGGCGAGGTGACCGCTGAAGTGACCGCCGCGACCGAACTGTCGGACGCGCAACGCCAGAATCTCGCCGCCGCCTTGAAAGAGGCCGTCGGTCAGGACGTGAATATCAATCTTGCCGTCGACGAGAGCCTTATCGGCGGTCTCGTTGTCAGGGTGGGTTCGAAGATGATCGACACGTCGATCAAGTCGAAACTCGCCTCCCTCCAGAACACCATGAAAGAGGTCGGATAATGGGCATCCAAGCTTCCGAGATTTCCTCGATCCTGAAGGATCAGATCAAGAACTTCGGCCAGGAAGCCGAAGTCGCCGAGGTTGGCCGCGTGCTGTCCGTCGGTGACGGTATCGCCCGTGTCTATGGCCTTGATAACGTTCAGGCCGGCGAGATGGTCGAGTTTCCGGGCGGCATCCAGGGCATGGCCCTGAACCTTGAGACCGACAACGTCGGCGTCGTGATCTTCGGCACCGACCGCGACATCAAGGAAGGCGACACCGTAAAGCGCACCAACGCCATCGTGGACGTGGGCGTTGGTGACGACATGCTGGGCCGCGTTGTCGATGGTCTGGGCAACCCGATCGACGGCAAGGGCGAGATCAACTACGCCGAGCGCCGCGTCGCCGACGTGAAGGCGCCGGGCATCATGCCCCGCAAGTCGGTGCACGAGCCCATGGCCACGGGCCTCAAGGCCATCGACGCCATGATCCCGATCGGCCGTGGCCAGCGCGAGCTGATCATCGGTGACCGTCAGACCGGCAAGACCGCCGTGGCGCTGGACGCGATCCTGAACCAGAAAAGCTACAACGACGCCGCCGGCGACGATGAGAGCAAGAAGCTGTACTGCATCTACGTCGCTATCGGTCAGAAGCGTTCGACCGTCGCGCAGCTGGTGAAGAAGCTCGAAGAGACGGGTGCCATCGAGTACACGACTATCGTGTCTGCGACCGCGTCCGAACCTGCGCCGATGCAGTACCTCGCCCCTTACACCGCAACAGCGATGGCCGAATACTATCGCGATAACGGCCGCCATGCGCTGATCATCTACGATGACCTGTCGAAGCAGGCCGTGGCCTACCGTCAGATGTCGCTGCTGCTGCGTCGTCCGCCGGGCCGTGAAGCCTATCCGGGTGATGTGTTCTACCTGCACTCGCGCCTGCTGGAGCGGTCCGCCAAGCTGAACGAAGACAACGGCTCGGGTTCGCTGACGGCGCTGCCGATCATCGAAACGCAGGGCGGCGACGTGTCGGCCTTTATTCCGACGAACGTGATCTCGATCACCGATGGCCAGATCTTCCTGGAAACGGACCTGTTCTATCAGGGCATCCGTCCCGCCGTGAACACCGGTCTGTCGGTGTCTCGCGTTGGATCGTCGGCGCAGACCAAGGCCATGGCCTCTGTCGCCGGTCCGGTGAAACTGTCGCTCGCCCAGTATCGCGAGATGGCGGCCTTCGCGCAGTTCGGTTCGGACCTGGATGCGGCCACGCAGCGTCAGCTGAACCGGGGCAAGCGCCTGACCGAACTGATGAAGCAGAAGCAGTATTCGCCGCTGTCGAACGCCGAAATCGTCTGTATCATCTTCGCGGGTACGTCCGGTTACCTTGACGATGTCGCAGTGAGCGATGTGCAGCGTTGGGAAGACGGCTTGATCAGCTTCCTGCACGCCAAACATCAGGACACGATCGACTGGATCACCAACGAAGATCCGAAGATCAAAGGCGATGCCGCCGACCGTCTGAAGAAGGTGCTCGACGAGTATTCGGCGGACTTCTCGTAAGCGGACGCGGATAGGAGGGACGGCTGAATGCCTAACCTGAAGGATCTCAAGAACCGGATCTCGTCGGTCAAGAATACGCGCAAGATCACCAAGGCCATGCAAATGGTTGCGGCGGCGAAACTGCGTCGTGCTCAAGAGGCCGCAGAGAACGCGCGCCCCTACGCCGAGCAATTCGATCAAGTGATGGGCCAGCTGGCGGCGGGCGTGGGCGGTAGCGATACCGCGCCCCTGCTGCTGCGTGGCACCGGCAAGGAAGAGGTCTTCCTGCTGGTCGTCATGACGGCGGAAAAAGGTCTGTGCGGTGGTTTCAACACCAACATCGCCAAGAAAGCGATCGAGCGGATCGAAGATCTGAAGAAGCGCGGCAAGACGGTGAAGATCATCACTGTCGGCAAGAAGGGCCGTGCTGTTCTCAAGCGTCGTTACGAGGACATGCTGATCGACCACGTCGATATGACCGATGTCAAAACGGTCGGCTACGGCAACGCGCAAGAGATCGCGCAGGACGTGCTGACCCGCTTCGACGGTGGTGAGTTCGACGTCGCCTACATCTACTACGGCGAGTTCGAGAACGTCATCACGCAGCACCCGACCGAGCAGCAGATCGTCCCCGCAAGCTACGATGCGCCGGAAGACGATGCGACGTCGAACAGCACGGTTTACGAGTACGAGCCGTCGGAAGAAGCGATCCTTGCGGATCTTCTGCCGCGCGGTGTGGCGACGCAGATTTTCGCGGCGCTGCTGGAAAACGCGGCGTCCGAACAAGGCGCGCGCATGAGCGCCATGGACAACGCGACCCGCAACGCGGACGACATGATCGAAGACCTGAACCGCGAATACAACCGTACCCGCCAGGCCGTCATCACCAACGAGCTGATCGAAATCATTTCGGGCGCCGAGGCGCTCTAGGACGAACCGGAGAAACACCATGGCTGTAGCCAAAGGCAAGATTACGCAGGTCATCGGCGCCGTTGTCGACGTTCAGTTCGACGACGCCCTGCCCGAGATCCTCAACGCGCTGGAAACCGAGAACAACGGCAAGCGCCTCGTTCTGGAAGTCGCCCAGCACCTGGGCGAGAACACCGTCCGCACCATCGCCATGGACGGGTCGGAAGGCCTCGTTCGTGGTCAGGAAGTGCGCGACACCGGCGGCCCGATCATGATGCCGGTCGGCCCCAACACGCTGGGCCGCATCCTGAACGTCGTGGGTGAGCCCGTGGACGAGGGCGCTGCGGTTGAAACCGAAGAATACCGCGCCATTCACCAGCCCGCGCCCGAGTTCGCGCAGCAGTCCACCAGCTCTGAAGTTCTGGTGACGGGCATCAAGGTCATCGATCTGCTGGCCCCCTACGCCAAGGGCGGTAAGATCGGCCTCTTCGGTGGTGCCGGTGTGGGCAAGACCGTTCTGATCATGGAATTGATCAACAACATCGCCAAGGTGCACTCGGGCTATTCGGTGTTCGCCGGCGTGGGCGAGCGAACGCGAGAGGGCAACGACCTCTACCACGAGATGGTGGAATCGAACGTCATCAAGCCCGACAACCTGCCCGACAGCCAAGTGGCGCTGGTCTACGGCCAGATGAACGAGCCTCCGGGTGCGCGTATGCGCGTCGCCCTGTCGGGTCTGACGCTGGCCGAGTACTTCCGCGACCAGTCCGGTTCGGACGTTCTGTTCTTCGTCGACAACATCTTCCGCTTCACGCAGGCGGGTTCGGAAGTGTCCGCTCTGCTGGGTCGTATCCCCTCTGCCGTGGGCTACCAGCCGACGCTGGCCACCGACATGGGCGCCATGCAGGAACGGATCACCTCGACCAAGTCCGGCTCGATCACCTCGATCCAGGCCGTCTACGTGCCGGCAGACGACCTGACCGACCCCGCACCCGCCACGACCTTCGCGCACCTCGACGCGCAGACGGTTCTGAACCGCTCGATCTCGGAAAAGGGTATCTACCCGGCCGTGGACCCGCTGGACAGCTCATCGCGTCTGATGGACCCGCAGGTTCTGGGCGAAGAGCACTACCAAGTGGCGCGTGACGTGCAGAACACGCTGCAGCGCTACAAGGAACTGCAGGACATCATCGCCATTCTGGGCATGGACGAACTGTCGGAAGACGACAAGCTGGCCGTCGCCCGTGCACGTAAGATCGAGCGCTTCCTGTCGCAGCCATTCGACGTGGCGCAGGTCTTTACCGGTTCGCCCGGCGTGCAGGTGTCGCTGGAGGACACGATCTCGTCCTTCAAGGCCGTTGTCGCGGGTGAGTACGATCACCTGCCCGAAGGCGCGTTCTACATGGTCGGCGGCATCGACGAGGTCAAAGCCAAGGCCGAGAAGATGAGCGAAGAAGCCTGAAGCTGATACGGGTCGCGGTGGTCCGCGACCCGACACCCCAAGCCGGAGACCGATCATGGCCGACATGATGCAATTCGACCTCGTCAGCCCCGAACGCCGCGTCGCGTCCTATAAGGCGTCTGCCGTGTCCATTCCGGGTACCGAAGGCAACATGACCGCGATGCCGAACCACGCGCCGCTGATCACCACCCTGCGCCCCGGTGTGCTGCATGTGGAAGGCGAGAAGGGGGCCGAAGAGTACATCGTAACGGGTGGCTTCGCGCAGATCACGCCCGAAGGTATCTCTGTGCTGGCCGAGGAAAGCTACCACCGCAACGAGATGAGCCAAGAAATCCTGGATCGCATGTTGGAAACCGCCGCCGAGCGTCAGCGCAAGGCTGTTGAAGCCTCGCACAACGAGCCTGGCCCGGCGGACGACGCGGCCAAGCTGATGGCAGACATGGTCGCCATGGGCACGCACATCGGCCTGTCGCCGAAGCAATCCAATCTCTGACCCAGCAGGGCGTTCGCTGACGCGAGCGCCCGATGCAACGAGCCATGTCTGAATCCCTTTCCTACATTTCCATCGACCAAGGGCGCGAACAGTTGTTTTCGCACTTCGATACCGATGGAGAGATGTGGACCGGAAGCGGGCCGCGGCAGGTTAGCACCCGAATAACGTTCAATAACGCTTTCGCCGGTCCCCCAGCGGTAAATGTATCTATCAGCATGTGGGACGTAGGGCGGTCTGCCAATCTTCGGGCTGAAATCCTTGCGCAAAACATCAGTTCCGATGGCTTCGACATGGTGTTCCGCACGTGGGGTGACAGCCAGATCGCCCGGATCGGTGCCGATTGGATCGCCATTGGGGCTGCCGTCGATCCGACGCTTTGGCAGGTGGACGGGGCCTAACGATTTCACGGTAGCGCCTTATCGTCGACGCCTTTGGGCTGGAGAAGAGAGCCAACCGTCGCAACGCCCGTGCTGCTTATGTTTTCTCTTCGCCGTTCCATTCTGTATCAGCTCGCCGCAGGCGTGTTCGCGCTGATTGCGCTGTTCTGCGCGCTGAACTGGATGATTGGTGGCTATGTCGCCATGCAGCGCGCCGCCGATCTGAAGCTGACGTTGACCGAAATGCTCCCCGGAAGCGATAGGCCGATCTCGGCCATCGTTCGAATTTTCCCCGCAAGCTTTGACGCGACAGAAAGAACCTTGGATGCCTACGCACTCGATGCGACCAGCATATCGGTCGCCCGCGTGGTCGTTCCCGAAGGCTTCGCTGTTCCGGCAGAGGATTGGACCCGGCGCGGGGACGGAACCGCATTGGTTCGCATGACTGTTTGGCGCGATGAGGAAACAGGGAGCCTTGTGCTGGATGAACCCGGTTTCCAATCCCAAGCCTCTGACTGGTCCATCTTCACAGGCATCGGCCTAACGGCGGCCATCATCAATGGAACCGTGGCTGTCGTTCTGATTATCCTATCGGTTCAGGCCTCCGCGGTGCCGTCGCAGGCCCCAAGTCATCGCCCGAGCAACGCCCGACCGCGCAGCGCGAAATCGGTGCGGGCCGCCCGGCGGTTTGCAGCACTTGAAGCGCAGGACCGGCTGAACACGACCTCATCGAAGGTCTAGAACGCGACTTCGACGCCAGGCAACTTGAGCGCCTTGATCAGGTCGCGCAGCTCTTGTCGGGCGGCCACGTTCGACAGGTTCAGCCCGCCGACACCTATGTCCTTCAGGTCGAGCAGCGTCAAACCACGCGGGAACAGCTCTCGGAAGATGACACGCTCGGAGAACCCGGGAGCTGCGCGGAAACCGATCCGCTTGGCAAGGTTGTCCACCGCCTCTGCCATGCGCTTTTTGTTGCGCATCTGCTGCGGTCCCAGACGGTTGCGCACCACGATCCAGTCGATCGGCGGCAGCCCGGCGCGAGCGCGCAATTGACGGGCGTTCCAGACCATTTCGGAATAGACCGAGGGGCCGAGAATACGGTTGGTCTGTCCGTCCACCTTTGCCAGCAAGTCGAAGTCCACGAAGCTGTCATTCAGCGGCGTAATCAGCGTGTCAGCCAAAGAGTGCGCCACTTGGCTAAGACGAGTGTGCGAACCGGGGCAGTCGATCAGTATGAAGTCTACGCGATCTTCCAGGCCGGCCACTGCCATCGACAGCCGCGTGTCGTGGATGTTCTCGCCTTCCGGAACATCTTCGGCTTTCAGCTCTGGCAGCAGCCGATATTCAGGGATCGGCAGCTCCATGCCCGTCGCTTTGTTGTGGGCGATGCGGTTCTCGACGTAGCGACCGAAGCTTTGCTGGCGCAGGTCCAGATCCAGCGCGCCGACCCTATGGCCCATACGCTCTAGCGCAGTCGCGACGTGCATAGAGGTCGTGGACTTGCCCGATCCGCCCTTCTCGTTTCCGACGACGATGATGTGCGCCATGTGCTGCCTGTCCCGTTCGTTTTGCGGCGTTATATGGGCGGATCGCCGCCAATGGAAGCGGTTGGGCAGAGCGGTCTGCCATTCGGGGCAGGGCAGGCACACAAAAGCAAAACGCCGCCCCGGTCAGGGCGGCGTTTGCCGAAAATCGAACGGGGGAGGGTTTAGAAGCCCAGGCCCTCGTACTTCTTTTTGAACTTCGAAACGCGGCCGCCGGTGTCCATCAGGCGGGTCGAACCGCCGGTCCAGGCGGGGTGTACGGAGGGGTCGATGTCCAGAGAGATCTGGTCGCCTTCCTTGCCGTAGGTCGAGCGCATCTGGACGACATCGCCGTTGACCAGCTTGACGTCGACCACGTGGTAGTCGGGATGGATATCCTTTTTCATCGGGTCGCTCCTTACTTGCTGGCGCTGTCGCCGGACTTCGGCGCGCGGTAGTTGGTCTGTTCGACGATACGGGCCGACTTGCCGCGACGCTCGCGCAGGAAGTACAGCTTGGAACGGCGGACGCGGCCACGACGGACGACGTGGATCGACTCGATGTTCGTGGAATACAGCGGGAAGACGCGCTCGACGCCCTCACCGAAGCTGATCTTGCGAACCGTGAACGAGCCGGCGATGCCTTTGCCGTTCTTGCGGCTGATGCAGACGCCTTCGTAATTCTGAACGCGGGTGCGGGTGCCCTCGGTCACCTTGTAGCCCACGCGAATGGTATCACCGGCCTTGAAGTCCGGGATCTCTTTGCCGAGCTCTTCGATCTGCTCGGCTTCGATCTGTGCGATCAGGTCCATGCCTAACGCTCCTTCGTTGCCCAGGGTTTTCCCCGGAGATTGATTACCACCTCAGAGCTCTCGGTCTTCGTCCGGGTCCAAGCCGCGCGCTGCGCAGTATGCCCGCCAGAGATCAGGTCGTCGTTCTTTCGTCAGCCTTTCGGCCATTGCGCGGCGCCAGTCTTCGATCTTGCCGTGGTGCCCCGAAAGAAGAATCTCGGGGATGTCATGGCCGGACCAGTGCGCGGGCTTCGTGTACTGGGGATGCTCCAGCAGGTTGTCGGAGTGGGACTCCTGTTCCGTGCTGGCCTGATTCCCAAGCACGCGCGGTATAAGGCGGACCGTCGCGTCAAGCAAGGCCTGCGCCGCGATCTCTCCTCCCGTCAGAACATAGTCGCCTAGGCTGATTTCCTCGATGCGGTGATGGTCCAGAACGCGTTGGTCCACACCTTCGAAACGCCCGCACAGAAGGGTGACGCCCTTGGTCTGGGACAGACGCTCGGCCGTGCGCTGTGTGAAGGGCGCACCACGGGGCGACAGGTAGATCACGGGCCATTCCGCCCGGTCGTCCGGCGTGCCTTGAGCGGCTTCTCGCAGGGCTGCGCTGACGACATCGGGGCGCAGGACCATGCCCGCACCGCCGCCTGCGGGGGTGTCGTCCACGTTGCGGTGCCGTCCCTCGCCGAAGCGACGCAGGTCGATGGGAGTCAGCCGCCACAGTCCGTCCTCCAGCGCCTTGCCGGTCAGACTAAGCCCCAACGTGCCGGGAAAGGCCTGCGGAAACAGGGTGATGACGCGCGCGTCCCACGTGTGCGCATCCGACGGCACTTCGGCCATGAGATCACGCGGTTGCAGGTTGGCGCGGGCCGACAGGCGGCCGTGGGATTTGGTCGGGGCGGGCATCGCAACCGGGTGGCCCCGGTTGCGGCCCAAGTCAAGGGTCAGGCGATGGCGACGACCCCAAGAACCAGCAGAAGGAACAGGACCAGCGCGATGCCGATGAGAACCTTGGCGGCTGATAGGGCAACGCCGGAAATGCGGCCGAAGCCAAGAAGCGCTGCGATGGCGGCGACGGCCAGCAGGATAAGAATGAGTTGAAGCATGGGACGGGCAATCTTTAAAGGGTGACTGGCAGAGCAACGGATCGCTGCCCTGCCTGTTCCTTCACGAAAAGATGCCCTCTGGCGGGTCTATCACAAGCCTGCCCCCGGCCAGATCGACTGTCGGGACGAAGGCTTGGGTGAACGGCAGCAACACAGGCTCGGTTTGACCATTTGCTGCAATCTCCAGCAGATCACCGGCCCCTTGTTCGATCACGGCTTTCACTTTTCCGACAATCGTGCCGCCCGTATCGACGACATCCAGTCCGATCAGATCGGCGTGGTAGAACTCGTCGTCATCCGGGTCTGGCAGGCGCTCTCGGGGAGCGTAGAGGCGGACGCCTTTCAGCGCGTCGCCCTCTTCTTTCTTCGCAACGCCTGACAACCGTGCGGAGAACCCGTTCTTTATCGCCCCATTCAGCGTGACATCGAAGGTCCGCCCATCGTCGGTGACAAGCGGCGCGTAGGCCGCGATGGCTTCCGGCTGGGCGCAGAAGCTTTTCAGACGAACGTCACCACGAACGCCGAACGATCCGGCGATCTGACCTACGCAGACAAGGGAATCGGCCATCGCGCGCTCCGTTCATGAAATTGAAAGGCCCCGCGCCGTAGGGTGCGGGGCCGTTCGCTGGGCAGGATCACTCTGCGGTTTCTTCCGCAGGGGTCTCTTCGGCAGGAGCGTTGGCGGCTTCGGCGCGGGCCGTGGCCTTGTCGGCACGCTCTTGCGCGCGCTCTTCGGCCTTCTTGCCCGGCTTGGCTTTCTGCATGTTGGCGCGTTCTTTCTTCTCGATCACGCCAGCGGCTTCGAGGAAGCGAGAAATGCGGTCGGTGGGCTGTGCGCCTTCGCTCAACCAGTACTTCACGCGCTCCATGTCCATCTTCACGCGGTCTTCGCTGTCCTTAGGCAGAAGCGGGTTGTAGGTGCCCAGCTTTTCCACGAAGCGGCCATCGCGGGCCATACGGGTGTCGGCGGCGACGATGGAATAGTGGGGGCGCTTCTTGGAGCCGCCACGGGCGAGCCGGATTTTCATAGCCATGTTATTGATCTCCTGAGATTTTACGGTGGTTGTCTTTGACCCGGTCAACGACCAGGGCCAGGATTTGCAGGGCGAGGGCGGGATCGACGCCCGTCTCCTCGGCCAGTGCTTCGATGCGGGCGCGTTGTTGCGCTTCGCGGGATTCGTCGAGGGGCGGCAGACCGCCAGTCGCCTTGAGCGCGCCGACCTGATCGGTGTTGCGAAAACGCTCGGCAAGGGTGTGGATCAGGATCGCATCCAGCTGGTCGATGCGGTCGCGCAGGGTTTGAAGGTCGGTCATGGGTGCACCCACACTTCACAGCCCGCGTCATGGGCCGCGCGCTCGCCATCGGTAGTTGCGCCCAATCGGCGGGCGACGGCTTGGCTGGGGGCATTGTCCGGGTCGATGTAGCTGACAAGACGGGCCGGAGGCAGGGTGGCTGCCGCCCAATCGCGCGCGGCGGTCGCGGCTTCTGTGACGAAACCTTGGCCTCGATCCGTAAACAGCACCCAGCCGATTTCGCGGTCGAAATGGACGGGGGGATGGTGAACGCCGGTCATGCCGATGACAGCGCCGGTATCGCGGCGTTCGATGAAGAACCAGCCGTAGCCCATCAACGCCCAGTGGCCTGTTATTCCGGCAAAAGCACGCCACAGATCTTTGCCAGCGAAAGGCCCGCCGACGAAGACCGAGTCTTCAGACGTGTAAAACGCCGCATAGACGTCGAAATCCGCCATCGTCGGAAGACGCAACGTCAGGCGGTCCGTCGTCAGGACCGGGCCAGAGATATGGGCGAGGGCGGTGCTCACTTCTTCTTCCCGAAGCCCGACAAGCCGGGGGGTAGGCCACCGCCGCCGCCGAAGGGATTCTGGCCGCCGCCAAACGGGTTGCCGCCGCCCATGCCGGGAATGCCGCCTTTGCCCATCTGGGCCTGCGCCTGGGCGATCTGTTCTTCCGAGGGGCCACCCTTGCCCATCATCCCGGCCATGGCCTTCTTGAGCATGCCGCCCTTGCCCATCTTCTTCATCATATCCGCCATCTGACGGTGCATCTTCAGAAGCTTGTTCAGTTCGGACACTTCCAGACCCGCGCCCTTCGCGATCCGCTTCTTGCGGGAGGCCTGCAGGATCTGCGGGTTGGCGCGTTCCTTCTTGGTCATGGACTGGATCAGGGCGATCTGGCGGGTGAACACCTTGTCGTCCATGCCCGATTCCTGGACCTGCTTGGCCATCTTGTTCATGCCGGGCATCATGCCCATC
Protein-coding sequences here:
- a CDS encoding chorismate mutase, encoding MTDLQTLRDRIDQLDAILIHTLAERFRNTDQVGALKATGGLPPLDESREAQQRARIEALAEETGVDPALALQILALVVDRVKDNHRKISGDQ
- the rpsP gene encoding 30S ribosomal protein S16; translated protein: MAMKIRLARGGSKKRPHYSIVAADTRMARDGRFVEKLGTYNPLLPKDSEDRVKMDMERVKYWLSEGAQPTDRISRFLEAAGVIEKKERANMQKAKPGKKAEERAQERADKATARAEAANAPAEETPAEETAE
- a CDS encoding GNAT family N-acetyltransferase; this encodes MSTALAHISGPVLTTDRLTLRLPTMADFDVYAAFYTSEDSVFVGGPFAGKDLWRAFAGITGHWALMGYGWFFIERRDTGAVIGMTGVHHPPVHFDREIGWVLFTDRGQGFVTEAATAARDWAAATLPPARLVSYIDPDNAPSQAVARRLGATTDGERAAHDAGCEVWVHP